DNA sequence from the Acidimicrobiales bacterium genome:
ACCGTGACGCCCCCGCGAGCTTAGGGTGCCGCCATGCGAACCGAGGGACCGGCTGGCCCCGCACGTGAGCCCGTGTTTGATCGGCCGGTGTGGAGGGACTGGTTGCTTTGGTTCGGAGTCATCATGGCGGCGCTCTCCGCCTACGGGAGTGTCAGGGACCCCTACTTGGGTGAGGGGGCCGGCTTTGCTCAGGCCATCGACTTCTCGTGGCGGTTTGCCGTCACCTTCCTCATCGTTGGCTACCTGCCGGCTGCCTTCCGCCGAGGATCGAGAGAGCGGAAGGCAGCCGAGGGGCGGCGCGGTTGAGCGCCCCCCACCCGGTGCCGACCCCGAGGCGCCTCGTGGTCACACGGTGGTCACGGACTCACCCGGACAACCTCGGACGACACATCGTGGGGACGGGGGCGAGAGGCCGGAACCCCGGACGGTTACAGCGTTCTGCGGACCGGGCGACCTAGGGCGGACGGGCGCCGTCGGGGTTCGAGTCCTCCCCCCCCGAGCCACATCTTCGCCGTTAGCACCCGAGTCATGGGCGTCCTTGCGGTCCGACGGCTCGGCTACAGGATCAGCCAGACGAGGGGCCAGAGGAGCACGAGGAAGTACAGCACGGAGAGGAGCAGGAGGGGCGTGCGTTGCGCTGACGGCGCTGCCCTCCCGGGGGGCGCGCCTTCGGCTGGCATCAGTGCCCAGAGCGTGAGGTACGCGACGCCGACAACACCTGCGGAGACGAGGAGCCCGAGTGCCGCGAGCAGCCGGATGAAGCGGACGTCGGCCTCGAAGTGGTTGGCGATGCCTGCGCAGACACCCGCGACGGTCCCGTTGGCGGTGTCGCGCGCAGGCAGGCGGGGCGCTCGGGTTGCTCGCTCGTGCTGTTCTCGCAGCTCGGCCTCGCGGGCTGCTGCTTCATCAAAGGCCTCGTGAGAGCTGGTCATGAGCGGCTGGTCTCCTTTGTGGCTGCGTGCTCGAGGCGTCCCAGAGCAGTCGTGAGGACCCGTTCGATCGTGGTTCGCTGCACGTGGCCGGCGAGTGCGCGCACGGCTTCGGTGAAGCGGACGAGTGTGGCGTCCAGGTCCTGATCCTGGGTGCGCACGCCGGTACGGAGCTCGAGCCGGGCGAGTTGGTCCTGGCGGTCCTCGAGGGCTTCTTTGCCGAGCGGGGTGAGGTGGTAGACGGTGCGCCGCTCGTGCGCTTCCCCGGCGATGAGGCCGGCCTCTTCCAGGGCGGCGACCGCCGGGTACACCGTCCCCGTTGAGGGCTCATAGGCGTCACCGAAGAGGTCATCGAGCGCGCCGAGC
Encoded proteins:
- a CDS encoding PadR family transcriptional regulator, translated to MTRFFRHGELPLVIMALLTRQPMHAYQMLGALDDLFGDAYEPSTGTVYPAVAALEEAGLIAGEAHERRTVYHLTPLGKEALEDRQDQLARLELRTGVRTQDQDLDATLVRFTEAVRALAGHVQRTTIERVLTTALGRLEHAATKETSRS
- a CDS encoding PspC domain-containing protein; translation: MTSSHEAFDEAAAREAELREQHERATRAPRLPARDTANGTVAGVCAGIANHFEADVRFIRLLAALGLLVSAGVVGVAYLTLWALMPAEGAPPGRAAPSAQRTPLLLLSVLYFLVLLWPLVWLIL